A window of the Pseudomonas furukawaii genome harbors these coding sequences:
- a CDS encoding response regulator: MKLLVVEDEALLRHHLYTRLGEQGHVVDAVPDAEEALYRAAEYHHDLAMIDLGLPGISGLDLIRQLRSQGKTFPILILTARGNWQDKVEGLAAGADDYVVKPFQFEELEARLNALLRRSSGFVQATIEAGPLLLDINRKQAQLNGETVPLTAYEYRILEYLMRHHQQVVAKERLMEQLYPNDEERDPNVIEVLVGRLRRKLDNGKGFKPIDTVRGQGYLFTERCR, encoded by the coding sequence ATGAAACTGCTGGTGGTGGAAGACGAGGCGCTGCTGCGCCACCATCTCTACACCCGCCTGGGCGAGCAGGGGCACGTGGTGGACGCCGTGCCTGACGCCGAGGAAGCCCTCTACCGCGCCGCCGAATACCACCATGACCTGGCGATGATCGACCTGGGGCTCCCCGGGATCAGCGGCCTGGACCTGATCCGCCAACTGCGCAGCCAGGGCAAGACCTTCCCCATCCTCATCCTCACCGCCCGGGGCAACTGGCAGGACAAGGTGGAAGGCCTGGCTGCCGGTGCCGATGACTATGTGGTGAAACCCTTCCAGTTCGAGGAGCTGGAGGCCCGCCTCAACGCCCTGTTGCGGCGTTCTTCCGGTTTCGTCCAGGCCACCATCGAGGCCGGCCCGCTGCTGCTGGACATCAATCGCAAGCAGGCCCAGCTGAACGGCGAGACGGTGCCGCTGACGGCCTACGAGTACCGCATCCTCGAATACCTCATGCGGCATCACCAGCAGGTGGTGGCCAAGGAGCGGCTGATGGAGCAGCTCTACCCGAATGACGAGGAGCGCGACCCCAATGTGATCGAGGTGCTGGTGGGCCGCCTGCGTCGCAAGCTGGATAACGGCAAGGGCTTCAAGCCCATCGACACCGTGCGCGGCCAGGGCTACCTGTTCACCGAGCGCTGCCGATGA
- a CDS encoding ATP-binding protein has protein sequence MSLGFKRLLRFLGASLRLRLMLGAAAMAALFMLALLPALRGAFVITLEQSIQQRLAADASALIAAARVEGGHLEMPDKLPNEEFDNLEASQLGYIFDSDGNLVWQSRSSRDEALHYRPRYDGQGHEFLRATDSGGHEYFVYDVEVDLLRGQKAAFSVVTMQPVSDYRTLYDSFMRQLYLGLGVALAVLLALLWFGLTWGFRSLRELSAELDQVEAGSRGRLSDDHPRELLRLTRSLNRLLDSERRQRERYRHSLDDLAHSLKTPLSVLQGVSETIAARPEDREQARVLQTQIERMSQQIGYQLQRASLRKSGLVRHQVPLAPLLDTLCDALDKVYREKRVRVERDFDPGLTLPMEQGAALEMLGNLLENAYRLSLGHIRVSGRAASGTCELRVEDDGPGVPVDQRERILKRGERLDAQHPGQGIGTAVVKDIIESYDGELFLDDSPLGGAEFRMRFPLP, from the coding sequence ATGAGCCTGGGCTTCAAGCGCCTGCTTCGGTTCCTCGGCGCTTCCCTGCGCCTGCGCCTTATGCTGGGCGCCGCCGCCATGGCCGCGCTGTTCATGCTGGCGCTGCTGCCGGCCCTGCGCGGGGCCTTCGTGATTACCCTGGAACAGTCCATCCAGCAGCGCCTGGCGGCCGATGCCAGCGCGCTGATTGCCGCCGCGCGGGTGGAGGGCGGCCACCTGGAAATGCCCGACAAGCTGCCGAACGAGGAATTCGACAATCTGGAGGCCAGCCAGCTCGGCTACATCTTCGACAGCGATGGCAACCTGGTCTGGCAGTCCCGGTCTTCCCGTGACGAGGCGCTCCACTACCGCCCGCGCTACGACGGCCAGGGCCACGAGTTTCTCCGGGCCACCGACTCCGGCGGCCACGAATACTTCGTCTACGACGTGGAGGTGGACCTGCTGCGGGGCCAGAAAGCCGCCTTCAGTGTGGTCACCATGCAGCCGGTCAGCGACTACCGGACGTTGTACGACAGCTTCATGCGCCAGCTCTACCTGGGGCTTGGCGTGGCCCTGGCGGTGCTGCTGGCTTTGCTCTGGTTCGGCCTGACCTGGGGTTTTCGCAGCCTGCGGGAGCTCTCCGCCGAACTGGACCAGGTGGAGGCCGGCAGCCGTGGACGCCTCAGCGACGATCATCCCCGTGAACTGCTGCGCCTGACCCGGTCCCTCAACCGCTTGCTCGACAGCGAGCGGCGCCAGCGCGAGCGCTACCGTCACTCCCTGGACGACCTGGCCCATAGCCTGAAGACCCCGCTGTCGGTGCTCCAGGGCGTGAGCGAAACCATCGCCGCACGCCCGGAGGACCGGGAACAGGCCCGGGTGTTGCAGACCCAGATCGAGCGCATGAGCCAGCAGATCGGCTACCAGTTGCAGCGCGCCTCGCTGCGCAAGAGCGGCCTGGTGCGCCATCAGGTGCCGCTCGCGCCGCTGCTGGACACCCTCTGCGATGCCCTGGACAAGGTCTATCGGGAAAAGCGGGTGCGAGTGGAGCGCGACTTCGACCCCGGATTGACGCTGCCCATGGAGCAGGGCGCGGCCCTGGAGATGCTGGGCAACCTGCTGGAAAACGCCTACCGCCTGAGCCTCGGCCATATCCGCGTCAGCGGCCGGGCGGCCAGCGGCACCTGCGAGCTGCGGGTGGAGGACGACGGGCCGGGCGTGCCGGTGGACCAGCGCGAACGCATCCTCAAGCGTGGCGAGCGGCTCGATGCCCAGCATCCGGGGCAAGGCATCGGCACTGCGGTGGTGAAGGACATCATCGAAAGCTACGACGGCGAGCTCTTTCTCGACGATTCCCCGTTGGGGGGCGCCGAATTCAGGATGCGCTTCCCGCTGCCCTGA
- a CDS encoding outer membrane beta-barrel protein translates to MNRTFSRIALASALAFAAVGAQAADNFAGLTWGQTNNNIQKSDSLNANLNNPKLDKVIHKSDTWGVRAGQQTDGGRYYMTYENFSDTDSGYKLRQQNLLGSYDLFVPVGDYNTKLFGGATLGLVKLEQESKGYSRDSNINYAAGLQAGILQDISKNASIEAGYRYLRTNVSTDMGEHGGPRLGSLDLHSSGQAYIGANYKF, encoded by the coding sequence ATGAACCGCACCTTCAGCCGTATCGCCCTTGCCTCCGCCCTGGCCTTCGCCGCAGTGGGTGCCCAGGCCGCCGACAACTTCGCTGGCCTGACCTGGGGCCAGACCAACAACAACATCCAGAAATCCGACTCGCTGAACGCGAACCTGAACAACCCGAAACTGGACAAGGTCATCCACAAGTCCGACACCTGGGGCGTGCGCGCCGGCCAGCAGACCGACGGCGGTCGCTACTACATGACCTACGAGAACTTTTCCGATACCGACAGCGGCTACAAGCTGCGCCAGCAGAACCTGCTCGGCAGCTATGACCTCTTCGTGCCGGTGGGTGACTACAACACCAAGCTGTTCGGTGGCGCCACCCTGGGCCTGGTGAAGCTGGAGCAGGAAAGCAAGGGCTACAGCCGCGACAGCAACATCAACTACGCTGCTGGTCTGCAGGCCGGTATCCTGCAGGACATCAGCAAGAACGCGTCGATCGAGGCGGGCTACCGCTACCTGCGCACCAACGTCAGCACCGACATGGGCGAACACGGCGGTCCGCGCCTGGGATCCCTGGACCTGCACAGCAGCGGCCAGGCCTACATCGGCGCCAACTACAAGTTCTGA